The nucleotide window ACGATTACACTACTTCTAAaaactaaagattttatttgacggagagactttttaaaaagaaaagtataagcAAAGAATGAGTACTAAATGGAATTGAATTTGCAAATGTTAAGATGGTAAATAAGAGATGGCAGATATTGAGAAGATGGCACACCAATTCGAGGCCAACagaatttaattttcagtttgcTCACCTGCTGTGGTGAGTTGTATCAGTTACCTAACATCCTAGCCCTTATGAAAACTGTACCCACCTTAAAGAGCTTTTTTTATGGAATAACAAGGCTGCTATTAGCACATAGTGAACACTAATAAATACTATTAgctaattttaaataacaaatgattGATTGAAGCAGGAAGGGCttcagaaattcaaagaaaatagacATGTCAGGTGCCTTGGGATCAGAGAGGGTTTCTTTGAGTAGgcagaatttcatttttgtctgaaagaaaaactagaaCGTGGGCAAGCTGAGAGAATGGTGAGGGTTGCGAGCGGCATCCCAGGGATAGGGAAATGGAGAGACAAAGAATAGAGGTAGAATTTAAAGTGTGTTTGGGGAAGAGGGAGTTAAACAAGAAGAAAGAGCGTGCCCAGAAAGACAGCGCAGCAGTATGTCAGGATGGGTGACCCTTCTGTTTTCTGTCATATGGCATCTTTTTAGCATTGGCATTTCCCTGAATTAAATTGTGTGGAAGAGTAAGTCTCTGATTGGAAGCAGATCCATCAGACATagaggcagagaggtgggagTGGTAGGAGACAGGGTTTGGAAGGTCATTCCCTTCAACAGGAACTTGTGTGGTCTCTTGGAGGCTGACTCTGGGCCATGAGTTGGCCAATCTCAAAGAAGCAAGCTTGTAAAGTTTTCCAGGGACGGACCACAAACCAGTTCCAAGGGGCAGCACTTGGTGCTCCCATGGGAAAACCTAACTATTCTTGAGGGGAGCCCAACTCTGTCTGAGTCAGGGTCCTTGGTTGCCAGTCAGATTCCTGCAACCAAGGAACATCCAGCGAAGAGACTACTAACAAAGGGCAGGCAGGGCTAAAGCAAACCAACAAAGGACGggtgtggagagggagagagctgcaGGAATCCTGAGAGAGACTGCCAACCCATAGGGGGCAGCAGAGGTGGGCTGGGGAAGTATACCCTAGTCTCTCCTCTGGTCTGTCCTCTCCTACTGGTGACTTTCCATTGGCCAACCTCAAGCCAGAAGCCAGAGGCCAAGATGTCTATTGATGTAGTCCATACAGGTCAGGCTCTCAAGTGCAAAGTACAGAGAGTGGATCTGGAATATGCAGCACAGCAGAAAATCTTACAGAATGACAAGCTCACAGAAATGGCTGATTACCAGCCTGCCTCCCCACAAAAGCATTCCCTTTAGTGGATCCCCTCCATGTCTCCCTCTCTACCTCCCACCTCCACCGCCTGCACATGTAATTGATCATCCAGTCTTGCCAATTGGACCTCCTAGTATCTCTCAAAAATATACTCTGCTCATACCATATACCTAAATTCCTTGGAGATTAAAGATTTATGATTTTACTTCTTACAGCTAAAAGTACTGGATGAAAATCTCACTGGATATTTATATAACCTTGGAGTAAAGGGAGGACTTCTCAAATCATGACCTCAAAGGCAAAACCACAGAGGAGAAGACTGATACATTGTGCTACACAAAAATTGGAAACTTCCATTCAACAAAAACCACCATGAACAAAGTTGAAAAGGCatcaaaaataaccaaaacaaaactcaaacaatgaaataagaaaatttcatcTCAGCAAATTTAAGTAAAAGGAGTACTGTCTAAATACTTTTAAAGTTCTCATACAAATAGATAAGAAATGACCCAAAtttgggagtggggggggagACTAAGAAGAAAACCAACCTAATAaggaaaaaactgtaaaaataaaaaagaggcaTAGGCAAAGGACACAAACAAGATCgattaaggagaaaaaacaacTTGATAACGGcatatggaaaaatgtttaaCTACCCAatccaagaaatgcaaatttaaataagaaactaTCCAACCAATTTCACAAAGATTGTTTTTAAGGGGAGCACTCAGGGCAGGCAGGGATGTTAGTGGATTGCTTAGAGGCATATAAATCATTACGaagttttgaaaagcaaattGGCAGTTCAGTATTGAGAAACCTTAAAATTCATcccccttggggcacctgggtggcacagcggttaagcgtctgccttcggctcagggcgtgatcccggcgttatgggatcgagccccacatcaggctcctctgctatgagcctgcttcttcctctcccactccccctgcttatgttccctctctcgctggctgtctctatctctgtcgaataaataaataaaatctttaaaaaaataaaataaaataaataaaataaaattcatccccCTTGACCCAACTTGAAAATTCTGGGAATTCTGGGAAAATTCTGGGAAAGTTTCTCATAGtcttttcaaatacttttccCGTTCACAAAGTCCAAGCATGTCATATCAAGTTTCATCTTGCATATCTCCCAGCTGACATCTGCCACTCCATTAATGCAAAACTGCTTGTTCTTCCCAAGACATATGCCTTGCACTTTTGTGCCTCTGAGCATgtcctttttatttccctctgcttAGAAAGTCCTTCACCACCTTCTTGGCTTGGCTGACTTTGCTTACTCTTCTGGAATCAGCTAAGTTGTCATTACCCTCCAGGTTGAGTAAGTTTGCCTTCTTCCATGTTTACATAATActggtacatatatttttatagataatttACACgtctatttacatatttacataccAATTTACATGCCTGTCTCCGCcatcttgttttctctctgtttgtATCCCTATATGGACGGTTTTCAACTGGTAGCAATTCTGTCTCCCATGGGACATTTGGCAAGGTGTGGAGACATTTTTTGGTAGCCACAACTGGGGGGAAACCAGGGATGCTACTAAACATCTTACAATGTACAGGAAAGCCCCCatgacaaagaattatccagcccaaaatgtcaatagtgctgatgTTGAGAAACTCTGTCCTATCCTTGCTCCCACCTAGTATAGAGCACATAAAAagcacacaccaaaaaaaatgttttaactatATAGTGAGCAAGAGTAAAATTACCTTTTCAAGCCCAATGTCTTCTTCCATACAATAGATGTAATAATATCTATGTCAGAGGGTTGCAGGGAGGATTAAAAGGGACAACATATGAACAATTGTACAAAGCTGATGCTCCATCAATGGGGTGGTTTATCCTAACAGTAAAGTACGTAAATTAAATCACAGACCCAGATTGTTTTGGTGCTGAAATGAGTCTTAAAGACTTTGCAGTTAAACCCCTTCACTTTATAGCTGAGAAACCCCAATCTGTAAAGGCTAATGACTTGCCTAAATTGTTGGCATCAGATCTGAGTTTCCAGTTTAGTGGCAAACCACATTTTAAATGGATGCATAAGAAAGGAATTATAAACTGACGCTTTTGTAAACCAAATAATTATCTTTTGGTGGGGGTTGGCTTGTAAATATAGTTTTCATATATAcgtataaaattttctttaaaatagttaGAATACTAACAGAGCAATGACTCAACTGAATAATGTTACCACAAGTTTCACAgggatttattttgaaattacatttttggCATTTATGCAAAAATAGgcaaatgtattaaaatacaaagtaaaacaaataataaatacttttgacTGTAGGAGAGATATAGTCAGAATCCAGAATAACAATTTAAATAGTTTGTCATAATACATAAACCTCTCAAATATTAACAGACTTTCTGGAATCTATGCTAAAAATTAACTGCCTTGTAATGACTCCATTCTTCTTCCCTGCTCAATTGCTAATACATACAATGACATTTCTTAGCAAAATATAATTCAGAGGCACCGTCCAATCTGAGATCTCAGATTCTAACATGTTATGACTTTTAATATGAACACCAGTATAACcagaatttaaacaaattatggcaaataaattaaaacatttatattttaacatctaTAGACTTTATTAGGTGTTCCTTATACAGTCATCTGGTATGTTTAAAGAGTGAGCAAtcatataaaaggaaatatggTCATAACTGATTGAAGTAATAAAATCCTGAAACTAAGTAACATCTCATAATTCATTGCACAGCATATATTAGATTTCATTACATCAGTATATAGCTTAGTTGTAAATTCTCCTGATGGCCATAAACCTCTAAGGTGTTGTCATCctgaaaaatgaaggggagggggttggtgggGCACAGAATGGATAAATCTTCAATCGCACTGGTGTGGTGTGCCTTGAAGTTGTAAAGTTGTAGTGCATTGCCACCTAGTGGCAGAATTTAGTACCTTATTCTAACAAGGCAcactttccttatattttctgaaGTTACTCATTCAGTCACCCTTCAACTCTGTTCATCTCTGACACCACAGTTCCTAAAACTCACGTCACCCATACAGAGTAAACTCAATTCCCTTCATCCTCCACGTTGTCCCAGGTTCGCTTAGTACAGTTTTTATGTTCACCTAACTTTTAAATTCCAAGTACTTTGGTTATTTTCAAAGCCACAAACAGGATGTCTGTATTAACAAAACCCCACCAGGTTTGTGAACGTCGTAGGATTGTTATGGCTGTAGGAACTTTGGGCTTTggcccagtttttatttttattaataagtcTTTTAGGAAGTCAGAATTAGTGCAGAATTAATGCCTTAAAAGCGAGTCCTTAAAGTAAACATGAAATCCTTACCAAATTCTACACTTGGGATTTTATTAAGATTCTAGAGTTTTAAAACAGGCAATGGTTCTGCTGGTGAAGATTCCTTCACGAACATGTTGGCACCATTCATAGAGCACCACATAAATGTTTAGGCCGTAGGACTCCGTTTGGGAATGTTACCAAACGTTGCTGTGCAGTTTGGGATTACCAGAGTCAGCACCTGGGGACCTGAGGCCCCACCATTCCTTACTCTGCTTCCTACAGCTGGACACCATGAAGGTTGAGTGATGCACTACAACAGTGAGCATAAGCCAAGTGTGGGATGGAAttgcaaagaacagaaaaacaaagtaggCCCCTTGAGAGTAAGTAGATCTATCCTTCTTTGAGGTCTAGGAAGCCATATATTCGAAACTTAAATCAACCTCAAACTTTGAACAATAAAAGATATCAAACATTTTACACTGTACAAACATTTTACACTGTACAAACATTTTACACTGTAGCAGGATGTGAATTATTGGAAGTTTAAAAGACACCGCCAATCCAAAAGGCAAAACAAGGAAACGGAAAGTCTTAGCTGGGCTCCATCCCAATCAAGCTGTCATACAGGTCCGATTCCGCCTGTCCTCATCTCGAGTAATGGGTACTTCATTCAAGGCCAGACATCCAAAGGGGACAGATGGACCAGaaatgagagtgccacataggaggcagaggaaagaagcCCAGGACCTGGGCCTCGACTACACCACTATTAAACTTGATGGTCCTCAGCATTTCCCCAGAATATTTATTCTCCCTTCTCACATAAAGGAGCCCAGAAGCTAACCCTTTTAGGGCTGaccatgtgccaggaactattctGGGTGCTTGACATGTAATGAAATCAGGCAATTTTCACAATACCCCTAAAAAGTAGGTTCTACCATGAACCCCACTATagagctgaggaaactgaggcatggagcagTTAAATCAGAGTCCTCCAGTTACACAGTAATAAGTGGATTCGTATCGGGGCATCTCTGAGTCCCTCTAGTCTGTCTGCAGGATGATGAGCCTCGGTATTTCAGATTTTCCCAAGCTGATTTTTCAAATACTACAGCTTGTGGTAACAAAAAGGCCCTCCCTTCAAATGAAAGGATTTCATTGACCAATTAACAAAATGCTCACCCCTTCAATTATTCTTTCAGTGGGCCAAATATTGTTTCTACTTTCTTACTCTTCGTAACAAGCAGAACAGTACTGATAATTAACAGTAAAAACATTGACATAGTGTTCTATGGTTTTGAAAGAACTTTTGCATACTTTTTCCATTTAGAAGAATAAGGTCATTAGGTGACATGGAAAAGCCTTAAGTTTGGCTACAAAGGGCTCTCACAAAGTCACAGATTGCCCTAATGTCATGCCTTGAGCAGGTGGATGACCCACTTCTTCCTGTTACACCTTAACCTTGGTCAGTTGTTCGCCCCCGTCTTTCAGTGGAGCCTTAGACTTGCTTTAAATGTCAACAGCGTTTACAAGCATAGTTCCTAAATTTAGTGCCctggcctccctccaccccatcctTCTCCCCACACACCTTTGTAGGGGTCCGGTGGGAGGTGCTTCAGCTCTGGTCTCCTCATAAAGGTGCACGTTGGATCCTTAGTTGAATGATTATCAGACCCCTGCAAAAGTGATCTTGAAGTTAAAGGAGCCTCTGGAGAGTCCTAGTCAAGGAAATGCTCTGAGGattcaaatgcttttaaaagcaGGGGCTCTGGGCCATCCGTTTTCTCAACCTTCTTCTGTCAGGCAGGACTACGTTGAAACCTCCTCCCAGTGTGACCTGATCTTTTTCTTAAGAACCTCCAGGGAGTCTTGATCTTTCCTGAGTGGTTTTCGGTCCTCACCATACTAGCAAATTCACTGGCAACAAGGGAAATACAAGGGCACAGCCTGCCTGCTGTTACTCAGTCTGGTCTTTATTTAGCCTGaacatgttttagaaaaattattcaatCTTATTGCTAGCTACCATTTCACCCATTAGaccccctggggcagggggctcaAGCAAGGCAAGAGATCCTATGACTTACAGCTTTTATGCCAAGAACACAAATATCTATTACCTTTCCTACTGTAAAAGTGATTGCTactcaattattaaaaattaaccatcagagaaaaggaaaagtactAAACCACCCTTACTCATTAAAAGATAACCACCGTCGCCTTAGTGCTTCCCATCTTTCATTAATGAAGAGTTGGGGATTTTGTTTCACCTAGTTACATCTTTCTTCATCTAATATCACAAGAAgtttctgagttttaaaactaTCTTCATAAATATACTTTTCCCACTCAGCACAGCTTACTTAAGCATGTCCTATTATTGAAAACTGACATTGCTTGGTTTTTCACTCTGATAagcaatgctgcaataaacacctTTTTTCATAAAGCAGCACAGCATCACAGTTTTGGAGTCATACTCTATTTCTGTGgatgcatgaccttgggcaatttgcTTGACGTCTGTAAGTAAGCCTTAGTTTGCTCATTTGCAAAGGAGTAATAATCCTATCTCAGCACATTATTGTGAGATCAAAGATCATAAAGTGAACGGTGCCTCAtgtaaaataatcataatcaCTCAATATAATGGTGGCTGCTATTGGAATTGTTTAGATTTTCCAGTTCTTGATACGTATTGCCAAAATGCTATCCAAGTGGGTCACACGCTTGTCAACACCCATCAGGAACATATGAGATTCAAATTTGAAAGGATGtgagaggaaagaaactgaatcacTGAAACACTGGGTGGTCCTTGGGATCTGGGTCTGAGAATTTATCTTAGTTGCCTCATTAGGCCTGATAGGGAAGTATCTTGACACAAAAAACTTAGTAACTGACTAATCATATACAGTACCTCACTAAACCATTCCCCAACACTAGCATCTACTGCCATCTTCATGTTTCTCTGTGATTTGTGATACTGTACCAACAATATAACTCAAATGGATTGCAAAATTTTTATAACTCAAAtggatttcaaaaattttatagaatattCAGTATGTTAAAGGAAAACCGCTTTTACCATGACCAAGACCATTCTCAAATGAGGATTCAGGCAACTTGGACCAGACTAAGGAAAATTGGCGAGAAACGATTAAGCGTTTCAGAAAATACTCTGAATGTGAAAGAGAAGGCTCCTAGAGAATTTAATGAGGCTttctaatattttagatattttagaaaaaattttaagatactcCTGTTCATGTTGTAAAAGTCAATCATAAGTGACTATCAAATGTCATAACTCATTTTGTGAAAAAATATACACTTTCAATTGTGCTTTAGGAATTTTAAATATAACCCCGAACTTGCTTTTCACACTGCTGCTCTGTTTTCCGAGGGAGGATCCCAATCAGATGCTCTCTCGCACACAGCAGAGGCTCGTGGAACTCTGCACAGGCTGCAGGTCCTGCACAGCTCCTTCCGCTGAAGCATTTTAGAATTCAGGGGTGGGAATGACATTATTGAATGgttctaatttatatttaaaattataacctTAACacttttactttgtatttttgtcaatttctttaatgtctagtttttgttttctattacacATATTAACACAAGAACACATACATGTTTCATACAGACCCATATTGGGACCACATacgtaactttttaaaaaaggataggATGTAAAATCAAGAATATCCAGAGAGCAGTGGTTGGAGAGGGCTGTTTACCAATCCTGGCAAATAAGGGGGTGAAAAGAGAGAGGTCTCTTTTCATTGGGTAACTTGTAAAGTCTGAGAGCCAATCTGTTAAGGTGCTGTTTGCTTCACACGCAGTAAACTCACTGGCACCTGTTTCTTGCTCTACTCCATCCCTGCCAAGTGAGGCCCTGAGGGGGCTTCTAAGTATCTTGCTAATCTACAAAGGCAATATAAAGGTGACTATTCTACTTGCAAGGATGTTATATCCTTCCGTAAATTAAGACACTGTCCAACCAGTGAAGAAAACTGATTAAAGTGgcctctctgagctccaggaagcaataaaacactaaaaaatatctTAGAAGTCTAGAAAGAATTGTAACAGGTAAGTAAATTCAGTAGTTATTCAGAATAAGATTTAGAATTCAAACACTCCAACAATAAtcacaacagacatttatttaaaGTAGTACATTTGCAGCTCAGTTCTAAATTGTACATTTCAGGTTTACTCAAAAAGTTTGAGGGCAGGTGCAACCACAAATTTCAACTTCATGATTATTTCTTTgcccattcttctctctcttttctttcccgaATAACTTCTTTCAGATATGGTTCAAGGTAGAATTTAtcctaataaaagaaaaatattatatgcGGGCATCACATACTGATATATCCCAAACACTAAACAAGTCTTTGACAAAAGAAATtcaccaaaattaatttttatttccaacttaAGAAAACGTATTTTCAAGCAGACTAAGAACTATCtgcttttgtaaaatgtaaaaaaccaCAAAGATATTGTAGTAAGTGGCTTTGATAGGTTGAGAGGGGAAAATCTGCAAGAGAAGAAGATATGAGAGTAGAAGCTTTTGCCTAGCTTCAATGCAGTTCAAGGGGTGAGGGTTTACTTCAGAGTCCTTCCTGGGGGCCAGAGGGCTACTGCACGGGCTGATCACATGGATACCACCATTGTTTCATCTGAGCAGGAAGCAGAGTGTAGAGGGAGAACAATGACCCAGAAAACAGAGGATCTGCACTCTAGCCCTGGATCTCTATATCAGAGACTTGGTTAGTGATTTTGGAACAATCATGTCACCTCTAAGCCACAAAGTATTAATCTCTAAAATGGAGTTAACATTTGCTCTGTTAACCTCACTGGACTGCCATGAGGGTATTTATGTGACACAACTTTAAGAACTCTAAAGCACTGTACAAAGCAATGTGCTTCTCTGTTTCGAATGCTCAATGCTCAGTGGCCAACTTTGTCAGATACATAAAAGCTGAGCTACCTCCTCATATTTTGTCCACTGCTCTTTAGGCAAGATCTGATGCCTCATGGTCAGGTCCAGTGCCCTCTTAATGCGAAACATCCTGTCGTTATAAAGGTTCTCAGGAAGCCTTCTTATGGCTTCTTTCACATCATCAGTCTCATGTATTGTATCATCTCGCATTAATCCTGTGacagaaaacaagagtcagattgAATACCCATCTCAAaaatcagacattttaaaaaaatgagtgaagtATATTTAGTCATAAACATAACT belongs to Ailuropoda melanoleuca isolate Jingjing chromosome 9, ASM200744v2, whole genome shotgun sequence and includes:
- the LOC100466991 gene encoding cytochrome b-c1 complex subunit 7, with product MASRSSVAASGRWLEGIRKWYYNAAGFNKLGLMRDDTIHETDDVKEAIRRLPENLYNDRMFRIKRALDLTMRHQILPKEQWTKYEEDKFYLEPYLKEVIRERKEREEWAKK